A window of the Gossypium hirsutum isolate 1008001.06 chromosome A05, Gossypium_hirsutum_v2.1, whole genome shotgun sequence genome harbors these coding sequences:
- the LOC107893970 gene encoding trihelix transcription factor GT-1 — protein sequence MYLSEKPRPIDLYKEEGPAAAPRDMIIEVTSNGDLPPHHHHHHPPPPHHHHQHQQQQQQMILGESSGEDPEVKAPKKRAETWVQEETRSLIGFRREMDGLFNTSKSNKHLWEQISAKMKEKGFDRSPTMCTDKWRNLLKEFKKAKHQDRGSGSAKMSYYKEIEEILRERTKNAYKSPTPPPKPDSFMHFADKGFEDAGISFGPVEASGRPTLNLERRLDHDGHPLAITAADAVAASGVPPWNWRETPGNGGDCQSYGGRVITVKYGDYTRRIGIDGTADAIREAIKSAFGLRSKRSFWLEDEDNIVRSFDREMPLGNYTLHLDEGLAIKVCLYDESDHIPVHTEDKIFYTEDDYREYLARRGYTGLRDIDGYRSVDNMDDLRPNAIYRGVS from the exons ATGTACTTATCGGAGAAACCCCGTCCTATTGACTTATACAAAGAGGAAGGTCCCGCCGCTGCCCCCCGTGACATGATCATCGAGGTCACCTCCAATGGGGATTTGCCacctcaccaccaccaccaccaccctcCTCCTCCTCACCACCACCACCAACACCAACAACAGCAACAGCAAATGATCTTAGGTGAAAGCAGCGGCGAAGATCCTGAAGTCAAAGCCCCCAAGAAACGAGCCGAGACATGGGTTCAAGAAGAAACCCGTAGCCTTATCGGCTTCCGAAGAGAAATGGATGGCCTTTTCAATACTTCCAAATCCAACAAGCACTTGTGGGAGCAGATTTCCGCTAAGATGAAAGAGAAAGGGTTCGATAGATCCCCCACTATGTGTACCGACAAGTGGAGGAACTTGTTGAAAGAGTTCAAGAAAGCTAAGCATCAGGACAGAGGGAGTGGGTCGGCCAAGATGTCTTATTATAAGGAAATTGAAGAGATTTTAAGGGAGAGGACCAAAAATGCCTACAAGAGTCCGACTCCTCCTCCTAAACCCGATTCTTTTATGCATTTCGCTGATAAGG GTTTTGAGGATGCTGGTATTTCATTTGGTCCTGTTGAAG CTAGTGGTAGGCCGACACTTAATCTTGAAAGACGTTtagatcatgatggacatcctcTTGCTATCACTGCAGCTGATGCAGTTGCGGCGAGTGGAGTTCCTCCTTGGAATTGGAGAGAGACCCcgggaaatg GTGGGGACTGCCAGTCATATGGAGGAAGGGTTATAACTGTCAAGTACGGGGACTACACCAGAAGGATTGGTATAGATGGAACTGCTGATGCCATCAGAGAGGCAATTAAATCTGCATTTGGATTGAGATCAAAGCGATCATTTTGGTTGGAGGATGAAGACAATATAGTACGCAGTTTCGACAGGGAAATGCCTTTAGGGAATTATACGCTCCACCTTGATGAAG GTTTGGCTATAAAAGTGTGCCTCTATGATGAGTCAGATCATATACCAGTCCACACTGAGGACAAGATTTTTTACACAGAAGATGATTACCGTGAATATCTAGCCCGTCGAGGCTACACAGGTCTCAGGGATATCGATGGATACAGAAGTGTAGATAATATGGATGACTTACGACCTAATGCTATATATAGAGGAGTGAGCTGA